One Glycine max cultivar Williams 82 chromosome 3, Glycine_max_v4.0, whole genome shotgun sequence DNA window includes the following coding sequences:
- the NF-YA03 gene encoding nuclear transcription factor Y subunit A-3, producing the protein MQTVYLKEHEGNAHNFVGTLSSAASAPWWSAFGSQSVHQGESCGQVKPFSLELPNCIDQLAATKPLARGADQVLGKGHITQFTIFPDDCKMSDDAQKLQTTMSLQSSLTDPQSRFEIGFSLPTICAKYPYTDQFYGLFSAYAPQISGRIMLPLNMTSDDEPIYVNAKQYHGIIRRRQSRAKAVLDHKLTKRRKPYMHESRHLHAMRRPRGCGGRFLNTKNSVDGNGKIGNEVHKTVGEQLQSSGSQSSEFLQSEVGTFNSSKETNGSSPNISGSEVTSMYSRGGLDSFSLNHLGSAVHSFADMIDGGRGMIIPTKWVAAAGNCCNLKV; encoded by the exons ATGCAAACTGTTTATCTTAAAGAGCACGAAGGAAATGCGCACAATTTTGTGGGCACGTTGTCTTCTGCAGCTTCAGCACCCTGGTGGAGTGCTTTTGGATCTCAATCTGTTCATCAGGGAGAGTCTTGTGGCCAAGTGAAACCCTTTTCATTGGAGCTGCCAAACTGCATAGACCAACTTGCTGCCACTAAGCCACTAGCAAGAGGAGCTGACCAAGTGTTGGGTAAAGGGCACATAACTCAGTTTACAATCTTTCCAg ATGATTGTAAAATGTCAGATGATGCGCAAAAGCTTCAGACAACCATGTCACTGCAGTCATCGCTTACTGATCCACAGTCTCGTTTTGAGATAGGGTTTAGTCTGCCCACG ATATGTGCAAAATATCCTTATACGGATCAATTTTATGGACTCTTCTCAGCTTATGCACCTCAAATTTCG GGACGTATAATGCTGCCACTTAACATGACATCTGATGATGAACCAATTTACGTAAATGCTAAGCAGTACCATGGAATCATTAGACGTCGGCAGTCCCGTGCCAAAGCTGTACTTGATCACAAATTGACTAAACGTCGCAAG CCCTATATGCACGAATCACGCCATCTCCATGCAATGCGGCGACCAAGAGGATGTGGGGGTCGCTTCTTGAACACTAAGAATTCTGTTGACGGAAATGGTAAAATTGGAAATGAAGTGCATAAAACTGTTGGTGAACAATTGCAGTCTAGTGGCTCTCAGAGTTCTGAATTCCTTCAATCTGAGGTTGGAACttttaattcatcaaaagagACTAATGGAAGCAGTCCAAATATTTCTGGTTCAGAGGTGACTAGCATGTATTCGCGGGGAGGTCTTGACAGCTTTTCTCTCAATCATCTTGGATCTGCTGTCCACTCTTTTGCAGACATGATAGATGGTGGGCGCGGTATGATCATACCCACCAAATGGGTTGCAGCAGCAGGTAACTGCTGCAACCTTAAAGTTTGA